AAAAGCGGCAAACTTCAGACGCACTCTATCTGAGCCGACGAAAACCCCGTCACGCAGCAGATTCACCCCCAGTTCCCTGCTTTCGGTTCGCTCAGGCTTGATGGGAATATCCATTGCGGGCTGCACAGAGAAGCCGAGGCTGCTTTCAAACAGGCTGGGCATTCGCACACCACGGGCATAGCGCCCATAAAGCTGCAGGCCTGTGACAGGCTCCCAGGTCAGGCTGGTAAGTGGTGCTGTACCATGGTGGCTGTTCTCGAACTGGATATAGGTGGTCTCCGGATTGGACCTCTCCAGACACACTCCGTCTTCGTCAAACTCCAGACAGGTCACATTATCCCTGTAATGGCCGTCCCCCACATGGGTCGCCAGAAGATTGCGGTCTTTGGATGTGAATGCGATGGAGCGAATTCCGGCATCAAGGGTCAGTGTTGGTGCAAACTGCCATTTGGTGGCGACAAAGGCACTGTACTCTTCGCGCCTGGCATCGCGCCCGTAGCGCACGTCCTCACTCTGCCAGGCACCGCCATAGCGCAACTGAAGATCATTCGCGCCATAAAAATCCATCGTGTTGGTGATATCAGCACCCCAGCGCTGGTACTCTTCAGGAATAGCCCAGCTTGTCAACGTCTCACCGATACTGCCCATCTCGTCATCTTCAAACTGATAGAGGCGATTGAGTGTCTCGGATCTGGTGAGCCAGATATTCAGCTTCATGTTGAGCCAGTCATGGTCGGGATCCCAGTGATAGCGACTGCTGTAGGTATCCGTTGTGACAACCGAGCCAACGGTCTGACGCACCGTGCCGAGCAATTGTGATGGCATGATTTCCCCGTGCGCACTCTCGTAACGCATGTAGCCAAGCTCCCAGCTTTGCGTTTCATCGATATGAAACAGGGCTTTGAAAAGCCAGGTCTGGTTTTCGAAGTTACTGTTCACGATCAGTTCTTCGCCCCGAAAACGTGTCAAGCCATGAACCTCTGCCTTTACCTCGGTTTCAAATGGATAACGGACGCTTGAAGTTTCCACCCAGGGAACAGGACCGTGCTTGCCAGCATAATAGTTTCCCTGGCTGCGCTCGGCATAGGCTGCCACAAGGCTGCCCCAGTCAAAACGTCGGGCCAGGGCGACACTGCCGGCCAGACTGCGCAGGTCCAGCAAATCAGGGCGATTCATGCTTTCATCACTGGCAAAACTGTCACGCAGCTCCTGAATGCTGCCTGCACAGTCCGAGGTGTCACATTCATTGTTTTTGAGTGTAAACTCCCCTGAACCCACAAAATACCCTGATGGTGTACCCAGCTTTGCCGGGCTGCCAGAATTGTTTCCCAGCAGACTACCGCGCAGGCGAATGCCCCACACATTCCCGGGCTTGATAATGTCAGTCGCGTCAATGGTTCGCATGGTGACCATGCCACCAGTGGTCCCAGCACCCTGAGCATCCATGGTGGGTCCTTTATCAATGCGAATGCCTCCGATAAGATCAGGGTCCACATAACTGCGGCTGGAAACGCCAGCATAACCACGATAGACGGTGGTTTCCTGGCGCGCACCATCGACGATAACCGGAACGCGCCCCTGTCCCTGCATGCCGCGAATGTTGACGTCCAGCCCCCCGCTGTTACGGTTCTCCCCGATAAGCACGCCGGTTTCTCCCTGGAAGATGTCACCGACAGAGGTGCCACGAAAGCGCTCAATATCGCGTCTGGTAATCACACTGACCGATGCCGGGGTGAGGTATACCGCATCTTCCTCACGGGTGCCGCGCACATGCACCGGCTCCAGAGCGAAGCTTTCACGGTTGGGTGGCGACTGCAGCATGTCCGGTGTCGAAAGGACTTCATCAAAGGGAACTGCCGGAACCACAGGCTCAGCGGCAAACTCGAGGGTGACGACATTGCCGCCGTTGAGGCGCCAGTACAGCCCCGTCCCATCCAGCAGCTGCTCCAGAGCTTCACCGGCAGTGTGCAATCCACTGACTCCAGGTGAACGAAGACCCTCGACCATGCCGTCTTCCATGAAAATATCCATGCCCGTCGCCAGGGAGTACTGCAAAAGAGCGCTGCCCAGGGGCTGGGCAGCTATGGAGAAATGGAGGAAGGAGTCAAGGGGACTGTCCTGGGACCAGACGACGGTATTCAGGGTGATACCGATCAGGGCAATGACGCACATGCGCCGGATCACTGGTTGTAAAAAATGCATCTGCAGTTCTCTCCTGTCTGTTCGCTCACAGCTTGCTGAAATACCTCGAAAGATGCAGGCAATTGAAAAGTACTCAGATCCACAGCGCTCACGAAGCGCGGAATAAAGCGTACTCCCCGTACGTTGCCACCGCAGGTATCGCAGCAGGTGAGGGGTTTCAAGAGCCTGGAAAAGGGCACCGAACTGTCCCCTCTACCTGGTAAGACGGATGAGTGCCGTGGAAGCATTACAGGCATGGAAAATTTATTTATTTTTCCTCATTAATTTATATAGACCAAACAATCAGCTGACTCGACGCCAATCGCCTTTTGCAACACATATTGCACCGATCCGGCATCAGCGACACCCCAAGCTACCAGCTGAAACTCATGCACCCTTGACAAGAAATCACAAGAGTGCAATAAAGTTCACCAGACCTAACTCCATTGAAATGCAGCCAGACTGTGTCACTACCAGAACCCAGGGAAATTTAATGTCAGACCAGAGCCCCCAGGGGCTTTTCCGCGATTATCAGAAAGAGGTGTTCCGCTATTTCAACCTACGGGTTCGTGCAGCCGGAATCGCCGACGACCTTACCCAGGAAACCTTCCTGCGGCTGCTGCGCAGTTCCATACGAATTCTCAATCCCCAGGCGTATCTTCTGAAAATCGCCCGTAATGTTCTCATTGACTATTACCGGTCCAGCCGTACTCTTTCCCAGGAGGACATCAGCGAGGAGGAATGGGAGAATGCTGTGGGCAAAGCCCCCTCACCAGAGGAAGCCTATCTGACCCGCGAGGAACTGGAGATGGTGCTGCAGGCTATTGAGGAACTCCCACCCCGTGGGAAGCAGATTTTCGAGATGCATCGCCTGCAGGGGCTGAGCTACCAGGAAATAGCCCTGAGAACCGGCATTTCGCGCAATACCGTCATGGTCCATATCACCCGTGCCCTGGCACACTGCAAAAAACGACTGAACGCATACCGATCGCAGCGGGAGGAATCTTGAGAAACAGCACCTACTCTGAATCGCGGCTGACGCCGCACTCCCCGGCCATGGACTTTAGTGACACCGCCCATGGGCGTGAGGCGCTGGATGAAGAGGCCATTGCCTGGTTTGTACGACTGCGGGATGAAGGCACCACACATGAGGAGATCGTGGCCTGGAAATCCTGGATGAAAGAAGACCCCCGCCACGTGCGGGCGTGGCAGGAGACACTGCAGCTCTGGCAGGGCCTGGAGCCCGGGCACATCAGCCGTGGCACCCCGCTTTCCACGAACAGGCGGCGGTGGCAGGCGCGGAAACTTCTGCTGAGCGCCGCCGCCATCCTCATCCTCCTGACAGGCACAACATGTATCAGCCTGCTGCACCACCCCGGAGGGCTGGGATGCCTGACGGCAAGCCACTGTACCAGTGCCGGCGAAACTCGACAGGTACAGCTGGAGGATGGCTCCCTGGTGACCCTGGGCGCCGCCTCCGCCCTCAGGGTGCACTATGACTCCGGTAAACGCCTGGTACACCTGCGCCACGGCGAAGCCTACTTCGATGTTCAGCACGACCCGTTGCGACCTTTTGAGGTTCAGGCGTCACAGGGGAGCGTCCGTGTCGTGGGAACCAGCTTCAACCTTCGGCTCAAGCCACAGGGAGCCCAGGTCAGTGTTGCCAGCGGAAAGGTTGAGCTGAGTACCCACGGGCAGCAACTTGAGCTCACAACAGGACAGAGCGCCCAGTACACGGGCGCCCATCTGAGCAGGCTGCCCGAGAGTGATCCGGCCACCATCGGCCTGTGGCGTCAGGAACGACTGCTGTTCCAGAGTACCCCGCTGGGGGAAGTACTGCGCGACCTGGATCGCTATCACCCAGCTCGTATCCTGGTTGATCCTGCAGTGGCATCCATGCCCGTCAGCGGGATCTTCAGCACCCGCAACCCCGAAGCCGCGCTGGAAACTATCATCAACTCGCTTGCCCTGCGCGAAACCCGTTTTGGGAACCTGATTATCCGCATCGCACCAGCGGGATAATTCAGCGTTGCACGGAAAGGAAAGTGCAGGACACTGCGCCGAAAAAGCAAAAAAACATGCTGATGCCAGCAGAGTGCGGGCAAGGAAGCGGTTGATTTTCCGGGATCAGATGGCTCGCATTATCAACTGAGCCAGAAGCAGCAGAATCAGCAGCAGGAAGATAATGTCCACCGTTCTTTGAATGCTCATATTGCTGCCAGGAAAACGCGTTCGGTGGTGCGTCGATGAGATTCCCGGCACTTCATAGAGCCGTTCGATGGCAGAGAGTACGCGCCTTGCGGCTGCGGCCGTATTCGCCAGACGCTTATAGAGATACCAGAACAGCACCACCAGCACGACACTGACAAGGGTGCTGACGTACCCGAAGCCACCGCTTTGCGGAAAGCTCCCGAGAGCCAGATAGCCGAACAGAAAAAAGGCGCCCGCGATGGCCAGGTAAGAGATGTTATCGTAGTGCCGCAACTCATACCCAAGGCCCTCATACGAAGCAGTGGGGAAATTCCCAAGATCGAAATTCGCAACATCGACCCACTCGCGTCGAATTTTCTCAAGGGCCTTTTTTTCGTGGGCCTGTAACCTGACACGTTTTGCGGAATCAGTCGGATCACAGGCTTCCTGGTAGCTCAGCTCGTAGTCCTGGAGCACTCTGCCAAAGATAAACCTGGTCCTTGGCATATGAAATGCGGACGTGATGATGTGCACCCTTTCAATACCAGCAAGTGAAGTGAGGGCCCGGAGCACTCCGAAGGCATCCTCAAGGGTATTGGAGGATTTTGTGGAAGGCAGGATTCTGTCCGGGCTGACCCCCTGCCCGAGAAGGTACAGCGCCAGCAGCTTTCCATGGGGTGTTGCCGAGGTGTTGAAATGATCGCCAAATGCCCCTGTGGGAAGAACCAGGCAGTCAGCATGCGCTTTTACGTACTCTGCAGCTGCCTGGGCACGCAGAATCGCTGTTTCAGACAGCTCTCCCGCCTCATCATTTTCATTGCCCAGGAGTACCACAAGGGTTCGGAACTTTTCCATGACAGCGCCTCTTCAATGTTTTCTCTCTGAACCTGAGGTCTACTCGGTCGTCACGCGTAAAAGAAGTATGAAATCGGCAATCAGAGCCGCGCGCAGCCATGATCGCATACGACGGTGAGAAATCATGGCGTTCAGGGTCCAGACCACCATGGCTCCTGTGATGGTTACCAGAAGACTCTCAGCAAGCGGCATGGCTCCCCCTGCCACATCAAAGCGCGTTCACATGCGACGCAATACCCTGAGATTAATGATGTTATCAGAAAATACCGGCACGTCCTGCAGACGTCAAGGGGTTTCCGGGGAGTCGCCACTTTCCTGTGGTATTACCCTCTGCCCGCGTGAGCACGAACACCCCCAGGCTCCCTCGGACGTACATCTGGGACTTGTGTCTTATCCCTTTTCTGTGTCATGGTAAGAGCCAGCAAGGCAAAGCACCTGGTGCTGAAGAAATACCGTGGGACCACTATGAACGAAGAATATGGTTCATCCAGTGAATTCATACAGCATCTCCGCGAGGAGTTTCTCCAGGAGCTTCCAGAGCGGCTTCTCGTCATGGAGCAGCTGGCACTGCAGCTGGAAAAACAACCTGACGACCAGCAGAGCTTCACGGAACTCTACCGGCAGGTGCATAGCCTCAAGGGCATCGGAGCCACCCTCTACATTTCCCTGATGACAGCGGCCTGCCATCAGTGGGAAACCCTTTTCCAGGAAGGCGAAAGATACCGGGACAACGCTTTTGCTGACCTGGCGTTCCGGTATATTGATGTGCTCGCGCAGATCGGTCAGGCGGTGCAGGAAGGTCTGTTTGAATGCCCAGGCTGCCAGAGCCAACTGGAGCAGTTGCGCCAGTTCCATCTACAGGAGCGCTACGCAGTTCTGATCGCCGACTCATCCCGGATGATGAGGAGCCTCTACCGCATGACTCTGGAGCCTTTTCCTCTACAGATCACCACGGCAGACAATGGGCTTGAGGCCTTGGAGAAGCTGCTCCATAATCCCTTTCACATGGCGATTCTGGGCGGAGAGCTCAAGGAGCTGTGCGCCCAGTCCATCATAGCGGCGCTGCGTCTGAACCCAGGACGCAACCGACGCATTCCGATTTTCCTGGTCACCAGCAGCGAAAAACCCTTCTTCGAAAAGATCACCATTGACCAGGTTCTCCGGCGCGACAAAGACCTGCAGGAAAACCTGACGAAGGCGATAGAGTCCATTCTCCACCAGCGTGACGGGTAACTCTGCGCGACGCATTGAACGGCTGAAAAACACCTTGCGCAAAGCTCTCACGACACCGGAGACTGTAAGTCCGCCCCCAGGATCACCTCAGCATTTTGTCACAAACCGAGTGAACAGCGGGCAAAGGGGTGCTGGCCAAACGCAGATCATGAAAGGAATCCCATGTCCTGCTCACAGTGCACAACAACCCCAAAACTGCCAATCGGACCCCAGATACAGTATATCAATGCTGCTCATCGGTATATTCTGGAAAAAATTAATTCCCCGTTACACACAAGCGGCATAACCCCAGAACTCTTTGATGCACAACTGGCAGCCAATACCGACGATTTTGCCGCCACCATCCAGATGCTCGGCAGCAGCGCATCACTGACCGAGCTTGAGTGTCAGCACATCAACATACTCCCCCTGGCCCCCGGCGAACCCATGGACTTCGGCAAACCCTCCGCTGAACCGCTGCGCCAGCTCCCAGGCAGCTGAGGAGGAAACATGCACGAGCTTTATCGCGAAATTGAACTGGACGCCCCCTGTGAAGCTATCTGGGACTTTATTGCCACGCCCCGTAACCTCAATGCGCTCACACCACCAGAGCTGCAGTTCAGGATTATCACGGATCTGCCAGATACCATGCACAACGGGCTGACCATCCTCTACCACATCCAGGTCCCCATTTTCGGTTCCCATCGCTGGCTGACAGAAATTAAGCATATCCGCGAGGGAATATCCTTTGTCGATGAACAGCGACAAGGGCCTTACCGTTTCTGGTACCATTACCACGAAATACAGCGCCTGGGGCCAAGGCGCTGTCGCATGGTGGATCGAGTCACTTATGCCCTGCCATTGGGTCCACTGGGAACATTCGTCCATCGCCTGATTGTCAGAAACATGCTGGGCACGATCTTCGACTACCGACATCAGAAACTGCTGGAGCTGTATCCACCGACAGATGAGTCGGCGCCAGAGCAGCCTCCCGTCATAGCTGCAGCCAGAGATGGTTAGAGAACCTGAGGCTGCGGCGCTCCCAGGTAATACCCTTGGGCGTAATGTATTCCCAGTTTGCGAACGGTTTCGAATACTTCTTGTGAGTGGACGAATTCTGCCACGGTGTAAATCCCAAGCCTGCGTGCCATAAGCGCAATACTCTCGACTGCAGCCGCATGTACCGGATTGGTATGAACATCGCGGATGAGCGATCCGTCGATTTTAATACACTCTGGCCGAATTCCGATGATGTGGTCAAAGTTGGAGAATCCACTGCCAAAGTCGTCAATAGCGATAGTGGCACCATGACCTCGAGCCGCTTCTGCAAATGACTCCAGCATAGCCCTGTCCCGCATGTGCTCAGACTCCACAAGCTCAAGGATGATTTGACCGCTGAAAGGAGCAAAGAGGCGCAACTGCTCCAGAATATACTCACGCTGTGAGCGATCCAGGATATCTTCGTAGTCAAGGTTAATGGCAAAGCGATGCGCAGTTGCGCGAAACCGATTGAAAGCAGCATCAATCAGACTACGCGAGAGGGAGAGATAGGTGCGATAGCGCTTCGCGATATCGAGAAAGCCCATGGGTGAGAGAATTCCTGCGACGGGATGATCTATGCGCATAAGGCACTCGTAGTGGCTGACTTCCAGGCTTTCGGTATGGAAAATCGGCTGAAGCCAGGGGAGTACGCGCTGCTCGCGCATGCCATCGCGAATCAGCTGGATGGTTGTCAGAACATTGGTCTCATCATGTTTATTGTAGCTGCTGGTCAGGATATCCAGATTGATGTCGATGATTTTTTCTGCGGCGTCCATCAGATCAAAAAGGCCTTCTTGCATAAGCAGATTGCGGACATAGCGCCGCACATAACTCATACCCACGTTCACATAGTGGTTTGGCAAGCCAATGCGCACGTGGGCGTCACTGATCTCATCAAGATAATTACCATATCCGTCGTCGTAAACGCCATTAAACAGAGCTACAAACCATTCTCCCATTTTACTGTGGTGGATTGATACCTGTGATTCATTTTCGATAAAGGCACGGGCGTGGGCAAAAGTGAAGATGAACTCGTGGAAGTCGTGCGCAAACCGATCCCTGTTAAGTTTTGCCAAATCCCGCAGCTCAACAAGCGAGGCCTGCTCCCCACGGCTGAAGTTATAGTGCTCAAAGGTATCCTGAATATTCCTCACTGGCAGTTGCTCCCTGGCATAGTTCATGTGCTTCTCACTATCCGACAGAGGAGGAGGTTGTGTCAACGTATGCTTTCTGCGCCAGGAGCTCCCGATCGCCTCATCCACTATCCACTGTCGCTTGAACACTTTCTTGAGCTTTTCATGATTATTTCCCGATAAAAAATGCCTATTTTGCCATATAATTACAAGTGAGTACGCATGCCCCTGGTGTTGCGCACCCTGCCACGAGAACTCAAGAGTTGCCATGTAAACATTTGCCCCACGGGGGGCTATTGATACTACATGATCGGCACACCTGGTATTGACATGTGCTCGAATCGAAAGGCTGGCGCCAACAACCTGCCGTCTTGGGTGGGGGAGAGAAATCTGCGCTATGATGCCTGCCACAGGAGCGATTTATGGGTCGTTTACGAATTCCCTCCATACTCATCGTGGAAGATGATCTTCTCGCCTCTGAACTGCTGAGCTGCATTTTGAGCAGCCTGGCGGAGACAGTGTATGTTGCCAATGATGGTGAGCAGGGATTGGCTGTCTTCCAGATGCATCGTCCAAGCCTGATCATTACCGACCTGCACATGCCCGTGATGACAGGCAAGGAGATGATTCAAAAAATTCGCCAATACGATTCCGAGGTGCCTATCGTTGTCATATCTGCCTATGCGGACACATCAAACGTGGTTGAACAAGCCAGTGCAACCATGACCAAACCAGTACGCAAAGAGGCTATCCAGGAAGTTGTCCGACAACTTTTCCCCTGCCCTTCGTACAAAGCATAGGGAAATGGAGGTGAAAATGGCTGAGACGATACGTGAGCAGCACCCTGTTG
This portion of the Desulfurispirillum indicum S5 genome encodes:
- a CDS encoding FecR family protein, with translation MRNSTYSESRLTPHSPAMDFSDTAHGREALDEEAIAWFVRLRDEGTTHEEIVAWKSWMKEDPRHVRAWQETLQLWQGLEPGHISRGTPLSTNRRRWQARKLLLSAAAILILLTGTTCISLLHHPGGLGCLTASHCTSAGETRQVQLEDGSLVTLGAASALRVHYDSGKRLVHLRHGEAYFDVQHDPLRPFEVQASQGSVRVVGTSFNLRLKPQGAQVSVASGKVELSTHGQQLELTTGQSAQYTGAHLSRLPESDPATIGLWRQERLLFQSTPLGEVLRDLDRYHPARILVDPAVASMPVSGIFSTRNPEAALETIINSLALRETRFGNLIIRIAPAG
- a CDS encoding SRPBCC family protein, whose product is MHELYREIELDAPCEAIWDFIATPRNLNALTPPELQFRIITDLPDTMHNGLTILYHIQVPIFGSHRWLTEIKHIREGISFVDEQRQGPYRFWYHYHEIQRLGPRRCRMVDRVTYALPLGPLGTFVHRLIVRNMLGTIFDYRHQKLLELYPPTDESAPEQPPVIAAARDG
- a CDS encoding YdcF family protein translates to MEKFRTLVVLLGNENDEAGELSETAILRAQAAAEYVKAHADCLVLPTGAFGDHFNTSATPHGKLLALYLLGQGVSPDRILPSTKSSNTLEDAFGVLRALTSLAGIERVHIITSAFHMPRTRFIFGRVLQDYELSYQEACDPTDSAKRVRLQAHEKKALEKIRREWVDVANFDLGNFPTASYEGLGYELRHYDNISYLAIAGAFFLFGYLALGSFPQSGGFGYVSTLVSVVLVVLFWYLYKRLANTAAAARRVLSAIERLYEVPGISSTHHRTRFPGSNMSIQRTVDIIFLLLILLLLAQLIMRAI
- a CDS encoding EAL domain-containing protein, whose amino-acid sequence is MNYAREQLPVRNIQDTFEHYNFSRGEQASLVELRDLAKLNRDRFAHDFHEFIFTFAHARAFIENESQVSIHHSKMGEWFVALFNGVYDDGYGNYLDEISDAHVRIGLPNHYVNVGMSYVRRYVRNLLMQEGLFDLMDAAEKIIDINLDILTSSYNKHDETNVLTTIQLIRDGMREQRVLPWLQPIFHTESLEVSHYECLMRIDHPVAGILSPMGFLDIAKRYRTYLSLSRSLIDAAFNRFRATAHRFAINLDYEDILDRSQREYILEQLRLFAPFSGQIILELVESEHMRDRAMLESFAEAARGHGATIAIDDFGSGFSNFDHIIGIRPECIKIDGSLIRDVHTNPVHAAAVESIALMARRLGIYTVAEFVHSQEVFETVRKLGIHYAQGYYLGAPQPQVL
- a CDS encoding Hpt domain-containing protein, whose translation is MNEEYGSSSEFIQHLREEFLQELPERLLVMEQLALQLEKQPDDQQSFTELYRQVHSLKGIGATLYISLMTAACHQWETLFQEGERYRDNAFADLAFRYIDVLAQIGQAVQEGLFECPGCQSQLEQLRQFHLQERYAVLIADSSRMMRSLYRMTLEPFPLQITTADNGLEALEKLLHNPFHMAILGGELKELCAQSIIAALRLNPGRNRRIPIFLVTSSEKPFFEKITIDQVLRRDKDLQENLTKAIESILHQRDG
- a CDS encoding RNA polymerase sigma factor: MSDQSPQGLFRDYQKEVFRYFNLRVRAAGIADDLTQETFLRLLRSSIRILNPQAYLLKIARNVLIDYYRSSRTLSQEDISEEEWENAVGKAPSPEEAYLTREELEMVLQAIEELPPRGKQIFEMHRLQGLSYQEIALRTGISRNTVMVHITRALAHCKKRLNAYRSQREES
- a CDS encoding TonB-dependent receptor, which codes for MHFLQPVIRRMCVIALIGITLNTVVWSQDSPLDSFLHFSIAAQPLGSALLQYSLATGMDIFMEDGMVEGLRSPGVSGLHTAGEALEQLLDGTGLYWRLNGGNVVTLEFAAEPVVPAVPFDEVLSTPDMLQSPPNRESFALEPVHVRGTREEDAVYLTPASVSVITRRDIERFRGTSVGDIFQGETGVLIGENRNSGGLDVNIRGMQGQGRVPVIVDGARQETTVYRGYAGVSSRSYVDPDLIGGIRIDKGPTMDAQGAGTTGGMVTMRTIDATDIIKPGNVWGIRLRGSLLGNNSGSPAKLGTPSGYFVGSGEFTLKNNECDTSDCAGSIQELRDSFASDESMNRPDLLDLRSLAGSVALARRFDWGSLVAAYAERSQGNYYAGKHGPVPWVETSSVRYPFETEVKAEVHGLTRFRGEELIVNSNFENQTWLFKALFHIDETQSWELGYMRYESAHGEIMPSQLLGTVRQTVGSVVTTDTYSSRYHWDPDHDWLNMKLNIWLTRSETLNRLYQFEDDEMGSIGETLTSWAIPEEYQRWGADITNTMDFYGANDLQLRYGGAWQSEDVRYGRDARREEYSAFVATKWQFAPTLTLDAGIRSIAFTSKDRNLLATHVGDGHYRDNVTCLEFDEDGVCLERSNPETTYIQFENSHHGTAPLTSLTWEPVTGLQLYGRYARGVRMPSLFESSLGFSVQPAMDIPIKPERTESRELGVNLLRDGVFVGSDRVRLKFAAFQNTTKDYITRTMINAGEGNPYALSEEFRLRNIESASFHGFEVSAKYDLRWLFAGVSATRYTEIELCHEGTGRREKCTDYGLGASYVNNMIPPNHNASAELGVRLFAEKLELGARGTFMGKRNQEPLYNNDTRGVFAPPVQWHSYQVYDLFASYQPNEWVTLDFRTYP
- a CDS encoding response regulator encodes the protein MGRLRIPSILIVEDDLLASELLSCILSSLAETVYVANDGEQGLAVFQMHRPSLIITDLHMPVMTGKEMIQKIRQYDSEVPIVVISAYADTSNVVEQASATMTKPVRKEAIQEVVRQLFPCPSYKA